Proteins encoded by one window of Mustela erminea isolate mMusErm1 chromosome 5, mMusErm1.Pri, whole genome shotgun sequence:
- the CCNB1IP1 gene encoding E3 ubiquitin-protein ligase CCNB1IP1, whose translation MSLCEDMLLCNYRKCRLKLSGYAWVTACSHIFCDQHGSGEFSRSPAICPACNSTLSGKLDIVRTELSPSEEYKAMVLAGLRPEIVLDISSRALAFWTYQVHQERLYQEYNFSKAEGHLKQMEKIYTQQIQSKDVELTSMKGEVTSMKKVLEEYKKKFSDISEKLMERNRQYQKLQGLYDSLRLRNITIANQESTLEPSMIAQSGVFGFPLGNNSKFPLDSSPVRNQGGGDGDFHFRPFFVGSPTAPEPSNSFFSFASPSRELEQQQISSRAFKVKRI comes from the exons ATGTCTTTGTGTGAAGACATGCTGCTTTGTAACTATCGCAAGTGTCGCCTCAAACTCTCTGGTTATGCATGGGTCACTGCCTGCTCTCACATCTTCTGTGATCAGCATGGCAGTGGTGAGTTTAGTCGGTCACCAGCTATCTGCCCTGCCTGCAATAGTACTCTTTCTGGAAAGCTAGACATTGTCCGCACAGAACTCAGTCCATCAGAGGAATATAAAGCCATGGTATTGGCAGGACTTCGACCGGAAATTGTGTTGGACATTAGCTCCCGTGCACTGGCCTTCTGGACATATCAG GTACATCAGGAGCGTCTCTATCAAGAATATAATTTCAGCAAGGCCGAAGGCCATCTGAAACAGATGGAGAAGATATATACTCAGCAAATACAGAGCAAGGATGTAGAGTTGACCTCTATGAAGGGGGAGGTCACCTCTATGAAGAAGGTGCTAGAAGAATATAAGAAGAAGTTCAGTGACATATCTGAGAAACTTATGGAGCGAAATCGTCAGTATCAAAAGCTCCAAGGCCTCTATGATAGCCTTAGGCTGCGAAACATCACTATTGCTAACCAAGAAAGTACCCTTGAGCCTTCCATGATTGCACAATCTGGTGTTTTTGGCTTTCCATTAG ggAACAACTCCAAGTTTCCTTTGGACAGTTCACCAGTTCGAAATCAGGGTGGTGGAGATGGAGATTTTCACTTCAGACCATTTTTTGTGGGGTCTCCCACAGCACCTGAACCCAGCAACAGCTTTTTTAGTTTTGCTTCCCCAAGTCGTGAATTAGAGCAGCAGCAAATCTCGAGCAGGGCctttaaagtaaaaagaatttaG